The following coding sequences lie in one Carassius carassius chromosome 1, fCarCar2.1, whole genome shotgun sequence genomic window:
- the LOC132116695 gene encoding transmembrane channel-like protein 5 — protein sequence MRRMSVFPQHGTALGNLGLTANEIRQETENNTSELVSDLVNLSAGARFEAIRSLHVPLNEKKTIRNRVNSVKLSKTILTADCRQQVSQSFRRFRASLSSARQHVIIWQDTLKEIGGRFGTSVLSYFLFLKWLLQFNLFSLIINFCFITIPQIVHAPNISSITGFRGLELLTGVGYFNKTVLFYGGYNGEVIVSKPAYNMQLAYFFTIAAYLVLCGVSLIYSTSRSFQKNFALETGPVSGGAWRLLCSWDFSVVNEKAIQYNKNNLAIQLKESLSEKLQEKNKMSLSDRIKHLSLHLLAWLLSLGLALGSCAGIYFLGTNRELAFSFSHDPSDLGAEASTLLLPVVVSLINLIVPLLYSLISKIESCSNPRTKIYISIVRTVILKMSILGILCFYWLNFVPTNISCWESFVGQSVYRLLIIDFIFCLLGIFFGEFLRNVIGTMCIQSLGVPEFDIARNVLDLIYAQTLAWIGIYFSPLLPVMQVLKLFIIFYLKKISLSMNCQPPKHTGRAAQIQTVFIALLFFPSFVGALSMVAFTVWSLKPSDQCGPFQGLNTPFHTIFNWTHSLPETHWVRWIFENILRSELFYYLISFIVLVITYFLWQITQGRKELIKTLREKIVNEGKDKAFLLNKLQNLQKERREMASYRPQDFDQTPHFNPNWMNMLPMDM from the exons atgaggaggatgagtGTCTTCCCACAGCATGGCACTGCTCTGGGAAACCTGGGACTTACTGCGAATGAAATCCGACAGGAAACTGAAAACA ATACATCTGAACTGGTATCTGACCTGGTTAACCTGTCAGCCGGAGCCAGATTTGAAGCCATACGATCATTACATGTGCCCTTAAATGAGAAGAAAACAATTAG GAACAGAGTGAACTCTGTCAAACTCTCAAAGACCATCCTCACTGCAGACTGTCGCCAACAGGTGTCTCAG TCTTTCCGCAGATTTCGTGCCAGCTTGTCATCAGCCAGGCAGCATGTGATTATCTGGCAGGACACTCTGAAGGAGATTGGCGGCAGGTTTGGCACTTCTGTCCTCTCCTACTTCTTGTTCCTTAAATGGCTGTTGCAGTTCAACCTCTTCTCCCTCATTATCAACTTCTGCTTCATCACAATCCCACAAATTGTGCACGCGCCCAATATCAGCAGCATCACAGGCTTCAGAGGACTTGAACTCCTCACTGGGGTG GGTTATTTCAACAAGACGGTCTTGTTCTATGGTGGTTACAATGGTGAAGTGATCGTATCCAAACCAGCCTACAACATGCAGTTGGCCTATTTTTTCACCATAGCTGCGTATCTGGTGCTGTGTGGGGTTTCTCTTATCTACAG CACGTCCAGATCCTTTCAGAAGAACTTTGCATTAGAGACAGGACCTGTCTCTGGAGGAGCATGGCGTCTCCTGTGCAGCTGGGATTTCAGTGTTGTCAATGAAAAAGCCATACAGTACAACAAGAACAATCTCGCCATTCAGCTGAAG GAGTCCTTATCAGAAAAGTTACAGGAGAAAAACAAAATGTCTCTGTCTGACAGAATAAAGCATCTGTCTCTTCACCTTCTGGCCTGGCTACTCTCTTTAGGACTTGCCCTAGGATCTTGTGCAGGCATCTACTTCCTGGGGACGAATCGAGAACTG GCCTTCAGTTTCAGTCACGATCCAAGTGATTTAGGGGCTGAGGCATCTACTCTGCTTCTGCCTGTGGTCGTGTCGCTCATCAACCTGATCGTGCCTCTTCTCTACTCTCTCATCAGCAAAATAGAGAGCTGCTCCAACCCACGCACAAAGATCTACATCAGCATTGTGAG AACTGTTATTTTGAAGATGTCCATTCTTGGAATCCTTTGCTTTTATTGGCTGAACTTCGTTCCCACCAATATCTCA TGTTGGGAGTCCTTTGTTGGGCAGAGCGTGTATCGACTGCTGATAATTGACTTCATATTCTGTCTACTTGGAATTTTCTTTGGGGAATTCCTACGCAA TGTAATCGGAACCATGTGCATCCAGAGTCTTGGCGTCCCAGAGTTTGACATTGCTAGGAATGTACTTGATCTGATCTATGCCCAGACTCTGGCTTG GATTGGAATTTACTTCTCCCCCCTACTTCCTGTAATGCAAGTCCTAAAATTGTTTATCATCTTTTACTTGAAAAAG ATCAGTCTGAGTATGAACTGTCAGCCTCCCAAACACACTGGCAGAGCCGCTCAGATACAAACGGTCTTCATTGCCCTACTCTTCTTCCCTTCGTTTGTGGGAGCGTTGTCCATGGTAGCATTCACAGTGTGGAG TCTGAAGCCCTCAGATCAGTGTGGGCCCTTCCAGGGTCTCAACACCCCTTTCCACACCATTTTCAACTGGACTCATTCTTTGCCTGAAACCCACTGGGTCAGGTGGATATTTGAAAACATACTGAGAAGTGAACTCTTCTACTACCTGATTAGCTTCATCGTCCT AGTCATCACTTATTTTCTCTGGCAAATCACTCAGGGACGGAAAGAGCTCATCAAGACTCTGCGAGAGAAGATTGTGAAT GAAGGAAAGGACAAAGCATTTCTCTTGAATAAACTGCAAAATCTACAGAAGGAGAGAAGGGAAATGGCATCCTACAGACCTCAG GACTTTGACCAGACCCCACATTTCAACCCAAACTGGATGAATATGCTGCCCATGGATATGTGA